One Rossellomorea aquimaris DNA window includes the following coding sequences:
- the yidC gene encoding membrane protein insertase YidC, whose translation MRKISFIMLLALFTLSGCQSATTEGAFFHDYLVNPFSFLIHEIGTFLDGNFGLAIILITIFIRLVLFPFMLKTYKNQQDMKGKMALIKPEMTEMQKKIKEAKDKDEQKKLQQEMMVLYQKHGVNPLNMGCLPLLIQTPILIGLYYAIRSSSEIASHSFLWFNLGQPDYIMAIIAGLVYLAQARVSLMNIPVEQLAQMKIMSYLSPIMIFMFSFNAPAALPLYWTVGGAFLILQTLIGKTLYHHQPSLEKQESQ comes from the coding sequence TTGAGAAAAATTTCATTCATCATGCTACTGGCATTATTCACTCTGTCAGGGTGTCAAAGTGCAACAACTGAAGGAGCGTTCTTTCACGACTATCTTGTTAACCCATTTTCGTTTCTTATCCATGAAATAGGTACCTTCCTGGATGGAAACTTTGGTCTTGCGATCATTCTCATTACAATTTTCATACGTCTCGTCCTTTTTCCTTTTATGCTTAAAACGTATAAGAATCAACAGGATATGAAAGGGAAAATGGCTTTAATAAAGCCGGAGATGACGGAAATGCAAAAAAAGATAAAAGAAGCGAAAGATAAAGATGAACAGAAGAAACTGCAGCAAGAAATGATGGTGCTTTACCAAAAACATGGAGTGAATCCTCTTAATATGGGATGTTTACCTTTGTTAATTCAAACACCCATACTGATCGGGTTATACTATGCGATTCGGTCATCATCTGAAATCGCAAGCCACTCCTTTCTATGGTTTAATTTGGGACAGCCGGACTATATAATGGCCATTATCGCTGGACTGGTCTATTTAGCCCAAGCTCGGGTATCTTTGATGAATATTCCTGTAGAACAGCTGGCTCAAATGAAAATAATGAGCTATCTCTCGCCCATTATGATCTTTATGTTTTCATTTAATGCGCCAGCCGCCTTACCCTTATATTGGACAGTAGGAGGGGCCTTTCTCATCTTACAAACGCTGATTGGTAAGACTCTTTATCATCATCAACCATCATTAGAAAAACAAGAAAGTCAATGA
- a CDS encoding D-alanyl-D-alanine carboxypeptidase family protein: MKKWFIVLILFCFTASIVSAQENNVKKPKNIISDSAIIIDSKTKSILYSKNSTKRMNPASITKIATAIYAIEHANLNDEVVISEKASNTEGSTVYLEAGERVSMEQLLQGLMVNSGNDAAVAIAEHTEGSVQQFVEKLNVFLKNEIGVEKTNFENPHGLYGKNHYTTAYDMAVITSYALKNKQFQELFSLKSIDWSTEGWKTTLYNHHKMVKGELPYPEVTGGKNGFIDESKHTLVTSAENKNLSLVVVTMKAQSKRAIYSDTGKLLDYGLSGFTRSSIPKDSVFHYEDTSFELNQDFQFTQPANGKFTESLDRNGVLTLYNEDQEEMASTKLSPVIKSPVKHKNAVASSESSGLFFGDELRQQILFYPFFIYMILLFIMGISIFRIGSVKK, encoded by the coding sequence ATGAAAAAATGGTTCATTGTTCTGATCTTATTCTGTTTTACTGCCTCTATCGTATCAGCTCAAGAAAATAATGTAAAAAAACCTAAAAATATCATTAGTGATTCGGCTATCATTATAGATTCTAAAACAAAGAGTATATTGTATTCGAAAAATTCGACTAAACGGATGAATCCTGCAAGTATTACAAAAATTGCTACAGCTATTTATGCAATCGAGCATGCCAACCTGAATGACGAGGTGGTAATAAGTGAGAAAGCAAGTAATACAGAAGGCTCCACCGTTTATTTGGAGGCTGGAGAAAGGGTTTCTATGGAACAGTTGCTTCAAGGGCTGATGGTCAACTCCGGTAATGATGCAGCGGTTGCCATTGCTGAACACACCGAGGGCTCCGTTCAGCAATTTGTTGAAAAATTAAACGTCTTTCTGAAAAACGAAATTGGCGTAGAGAAAACCAATTTTGAAAACCCTCATGGACTGTATGGTAAGAATCATTATACAACGGCTTATGATATGGCAGTGATTACTAGCTATGCTTTAAAGAACAAACAATTTCAAGAGCTTTTTAGTTTGAAATCAATTGATTGGTCGACTGAGGGATGGAAGACTACTCTTTATAATCATCATAAGATGGTGAAAGGGGAACTTCCTTATCCGGAAGTGACCGGAGGGAAGAATGGGTTCATTGATGAATCCAAACATACGCTTGTGACTTCCGCTGAAAATAAAAATCTTTCTCTGGTCGTTGTTACGATGAAGGCTCAGTCGAAGAGAGCTATCTACTCAGATACCGGAAAACTACTTGATTATGGATTAAGTGGTTTTACCAGAAGCTCTATTCCAAAGGATTCGGTCTTTCACTATGAGGATACTTCTTTTGAGCTTAATCAGGATTTCCAATTTACTCAGCCTGCGAATGGGAAGTTTACTGAGAGCCTGGATCGAAATGGAGTATTAACACTATATAACGAAGATCAGGAAGAAATGGCATCAACAAAGCTCAGTCCTGTGATAAAATCTCCCGTAAAACATAAAAACGCAGTTGCTTCGAGTGAAAGCTCAGGATTATTTTTCGGAGATGAATTACGTCAACAAATCCTTTTTTACCCGTTTTTTATTTACATGATCCTGCTTTTCATTATGGGAATTTCCATTTTCAGAATAGGATCTGTCAAAAAATAA
- a CDS encoding 5-bromo-4-chloroindolyl phosphate hydrolysis family protein produces MNTFLQFSVRTVISFSIGTSSFIAYLLLFDLGFPLTFLSSLGTGILLFFIVKGLQKRWWLKKNGLSSQEFRYINKNLKEAKEKVKRLQKQQLRVRSLGAFKQILELNRLSRRIYQLVKKEPKRFFSAESFFFYHLDSVVEITEKYTFLAAQPGKNKEAFLSLQQTRTTLDDLTGSLEKDLQNVLANDMDTLQFELNFANQHLSHKKDLK; encoded by the coding sequence ATGAATACATTTCTTCAATTTTCAGTAAGAACAGTCATCTCATTCAGTATAGGGACCAGTAGTTTTATCGCCTACTTACTCCTATTTGACTTAGGATTCCCTCTTACATTCTTGTCAAGTCTCGGTACTGGTATTCTCCTTTTCTTTATCGTAAAGGGGCTGCAAAAGAGATGGTGGCTGAAAAAAAATGGACTTTCCTCACAGGAATTTCGATATATTAACAAGAATTTAAAAGAAGCGAAAGAAAAAGTAAAACGCCTTCAAAAACAACAATTAAGGGTAAGGTCACTTGGGGCTTTTAAGCAAATCCTCGAATTGAACAGATTGAGCAGAAGAATTTATCAACTCGTAAAGAAAGAGCCAAAAAGATTCTTTTCTGCAGAATCATTTTTCTTCTACCATCTGGATTCAGTTGTTGAAATCACAGAAAAATATACGTTTCTTGCTGCACAACCCGGGAAAAACAAAGAAGCATTCTTATCCCTTCAACAAACCCGGACAACACTTGATGATCTGACAGGGTCATTGGAAAAAGACCTGCAAAACGTATTGGCTAATGATATGGATACACTACAGTTTGAACTAAACTTCGCCAATCAACATTTATCTCATAAAAAAGACTTAAAATAG
- a CDS encoding toxic anion resistance protein, with translation MPAVSEQTKSPLLLDRLPKEQQEKAKQLAAQIDYKDYEAILKYGTAAQTQLSTFSHSMLDHVQKRDIGPIGDVLGDLMKKLEQMNPDELNTKQKGVFKKLFRKVTSSLQEVLSKYQKIGSQIDRISVRLEHSKKTLLDDNRLLETLYEKNKDYFQALNMYIAAAEIKREEIQHTLLPSLRKKAEETDDELIYQEVNDTMQFLDRLDKRIHDLKLSRQMTIQSAPQIRLIQNTNQALAEKIQASVLTAIPLWKNQIAIALTLLNQQKAVAAQKQVSRTTNELLLKNSEMLKTNSIETAKENERGIIDIETLKKTQENLISTIEETLAIQAEGRQKRQQAEQEMVTMENELKQKLIEIRK, from the coding sequence ATGCCTGCTGTAAGTGAACAGACAAAGTCTCCTTTGCTACTCGACCGCTTACCAAAAGAGCAGCAGGAAAAGGCAAAGCAACTAGCTGCTCAGATCGACTATAAAGACTATGAAGCGATTTTAAAATATGGAACTGCCGCTCAGACCCAGCTTTCTACTTTCTCCCACTCCATGCTCGATCATGTACAAAAACGGGACATCGGTCCCATTGGCGATGTGTTGGGAGATTTAATGAAAAAGCTCGAGCAAATGAATCCTGATGAACTGAATACCAAACAAAAGGGAGTTTTCAAAAAGCTTTTCCGTAAAGTCACTTCCTCCCTGCAGGAGGTCCTTTCCAAATACCAAAAGATCGGCTCACAGATCGATCGCATTTCAGTCAGACTCGAACATTCAAAAAAGACCCTGCTTGATGATAATCGACTATTGGAAACCCTGTATGAAAAAAATAAAGACTATTTTCAAGCACTGAATATGTACATTGCAGCAGCTGAAATTAAACGAGAAGAGATTCAGCATACGCTGCTTCCCTCATTACGCAAGAAAGCAGAAGAAACGGATGACGAGTTAATTTATCAGGAAGTCAATGATACGATGCAATTTCTGGATCGATTGGATAAACGTATCCATGATTTAAAGCTAAGTAGACAAATGACCATTCAGTCTGCCCCCCAAATACGCCTAATTCAAAATACGAACCAGGCACTGGCAGAAAAAATACAGGCATCTGTACTGACAGCCATTCCTCTTTGGAAGAATCAAATTGCCATAGCCCTGACTCTTCTGAATCAGCAAAAGGCTGTAGCCGCTCAGAAACAGGTTTCGCGGACCACCAATGAGCTCCTTCTTAAAAATTCAGAGATGCTTAAAACGAATAGCATTGAAACAGCAAAAGAAAATGAACGAGGAATCATTGATATTGAAACATTGAAGAAAACACAAGAAAACCTTATTTCCACCATTGAAGAAACCTTGGCCATACAAGCAGAAGGACGCCAGAAACGTCAGCAGGCAGAACAGGAAATGGTCACGATGGAAAACGAATTAAAACAAAAACTCATTGAAATCAGAAAGTAA
- a CDS encoding cation:proton antiporter, which translates to MHELDMHHIFELGLILVMIAAGITAIAKKFKQPYPIALVIVGALIGLFNIPVLGPLKDFITEGEVFNFVIITLFLPALLGEAALKLPFTHLRANKEPIIALAFGGTFISFLIIGFSAYYLFDFSIPAAFVFGALMSATDPVSVLSIFKSVGVKKRLEVVIEGESLFNDGLAVVLFNISAYYLLSYIDAGWSGLGSGIWEFIRVVSLGVIIGSSLGYAFSVLTKYFDDYPLEIIFSVILFYGSFLLAESVHASGVIAVVIAALIFGNYGGKIGMSPTTKLNINSFWDVAALLANSLVFLMVGLEITRIDFIEKWPYIFAAILLVLLARSIAVYTSLSLIGNFPHKWKHILNWGGLKGSLSIALILSLPRDFPGREDVLILGFSVVLFSLVIQGLTIKPLINL; encoded by the coding sequence ATGCATGAGTTAGATATGCACCATATTTTTGAACTGGGACTTATTTTAGTGATGATCGCAGCAGGCATAACGGCAATTGCCAAGAAATTCAAACAGCCATATCCAATTGCCCTAGTCATTGTAGGTGCCCTTATCGGGTTATTCAATATACCAGTCCTTGGTCCCCTCAAGGATTTTATAACTGAAGGAGAAGTATTTAATTTTGTCATTATCACATTATTTTTACCAGCGCTTCTGGGTGAAGCAGCTTTGAAGCTGCCTTTTACCCATTTGCGTGCGAACAAGGAGCCGATTATTGCCTTGGCTTTTGGGGGAACATTCATTTCGTTCTTAATTATCGGCTTTTCAGCGTATTACCTCTTTGACTTTTCCATTCCGGCAGCATTTGTTTTTGGGGCATTGATGAGTGCGACAGACCCTGTCAGTGTACTGTCCATATTCAAGAGTGTAGGAGTAAAGAAGAGGTTGGAGGTTGTCATTGAAGGCGAAAGTTTATTTAATGACGGTTTAGCCGTTGTATTGTTCAATATATCCGCTTATTATTTACTATCCTATATTGATGCAGGCTGGTCCGGACTCGGGAGTGGTATCTGGGAGTTCATCCGGGTAGTATCCTTGGGTGTCATTATTGGAAGCTCCCTCGGTTATGCGTTTTCCGTTTTAACGAAGTACTTCGATGACTATCCGTTGGAAATTATATTTAGTGTGATTTTGTTTTATGGTTCATTCCTCCTTGCAGAGAGCGTCCATGCTTCAGGTGTTATCGCGGTCGTAATTGCAGCTCTTATATTCGGTAATTATGGCGGAAAAATCGGTATGAGCCCTACAACAAAATTGAACATAAATAGTTTTTGGGATGTAGCCGCGTTACTTGCCAATTCCCTCGTTTTCTTAATGGTCGGACTTGAAATAACGAGGATAGACTTTATCGAAAAATGGCCATATATTTTCGCAGCCATTCTCTTAGTACTACTGGCAAGAAGTATTGCAGTCTATACAAGTTTATCTCTCATCGGGAACTTCCCTCATAAATGGAAGCATATTTTGAATTGGGGAGGCTTGAAAGGATCGTTATCAATCGCCTTGATCCTCAGCCTGCCGAGAGATTTCCCAGGAAGAGAGGACGTCTTGATCCTTGGGTTTAGTGTGGTATTATTCAGCCTTGTCATCCAAGGATTGACAATCAAACCCTTGATCAATCTTTAA
- a CDS encoding VWA domain-containing protein → MHRFIQFNDETIDSFLVMEMADLTKTLSKNADMNLKYGPFSYLDYKEGTVYISHFWDHRKKEEEVHGLKSDIYLRTIGNLHETTNDDVIDYIEKVKATSVPRFAKQLFVIGEEARLEEICKSKRPGTKKSFETRRKLYRQHFEAQLKVNITKSVFTDALFNSIFLLLHAQSPLEEPVRINEDIDLAMPFLHRQITHFFETRNTKDVVRICLEMVEVIDEIVRKDMLNEYFHLPEDVYDTEEMFTKTFDDLKRKDPLANQDVLEEESTGEEEVIDEEFRTWHRETSDKGESFLQFDLDQGSQSDLMGEGVREGDDGDQAMAMVQGSAKETEQEQYQNVRAQEQERDELGGGEGEYGKDNRFAVPHFISPTIPTSEDKHLYNLNKGLIAPYQKKLQKMIEKTLEHKRIQPRSDLHFGRLNKKLLRFITDDNPRLFYKKLNPSSEIDAVFSLLVDCSGSMYDKMDQTKLGITLFHESLKSVRVPHEVIGFWEDTNRATKTSQPNYMNPVLDFYSSLKPNSGSEIMQLQPEEDNRDGFAIRLMTERILRRNEKQKFLLVFSDGEPAAMDYEQNGIVDTHEAVLDARKQGIEVINVFLANGEIDEGQRRTIQNIYGNYSILVSDVEELPEVLFPLLRKLLYKSI, encoded by the coding sequence ATGCATCGATTTATTCAATTTAATGATGAAACCATAGACTCTTTTTTAGTGATGGAAATGGCTGATTTGACGAAAACACTTTCCAAAAATGCCGATATGAACTTGAAATACGGACCGTTTTCTTATCTGGATTATAAAGAAGGAACGGTTTATATCAGTCATTTTTGGGATCACCGAAAAAAAGAAGAAGAAGTACATGGATTGAAAAGTGATATTTATTTAAGGACGATCGGTAATCTTCATGAAACCACGAACGATGATGTTATCGATTATATTGAGAAGGTGAAAGCAACTTCTGTTCCCCGATTTGCCAAGCAGCTATTTGTCATTGGTGAAGAAGCTCGCTTAGAGGAAATTTGTAAATCCAAGCGTCCGGGAACAAAGAAGTCGTTTGAAACGAGAAGAAAATTATATCGCCAGCACTTCGAGGCACAGCTTAAGGTAAATATAACGAAAAGTGTTTTCACAGATGCTCTATTTAATTCAATTTTCCTTCTTCTCCATGCACAATCACCATTAGAAGAACCTGTACGGATAAATGAGGATATTGATTTAGCAATGCCCTTTTTGCATCGGCAAATCACACACTTCTTTGAAACCCGTAACACGAAAGATGTGGTAAGAATTTGCTTGGAAATGGTAGAAGTAATCGATGAGATTGTTAGAAAAGATATGTTAAATGAATACTTCCATTTACCTGAAGATGTGTATGACACGGAGGAAATGTTTACTAAAACATTTGATGATTTAAAGAGAAAGGATCCCCTTGCTAATCAGGATGTATTGGAAGAAGAGAGTACAGGGGAGGAAGAAGTGATAGATGAAGAATTCCGTACTTGGCACCGGGAGACGAGTGACAAAGGGGAGTCTTTCCTTCAGTTTGACTTAGATCAAGGGTCTCAATCCGATCTTATGGGCGAAGGTGTCCGTGAAGGGGATGATGGGGACCAGGCAATGGCTATGGTACAGGGCTCAGCCAAAGAAACGGAGCAGGAGCAGTACCAAAATGTGAGGGCACAGGAGCAGGAAAGGGATGAACTTGGTGGAGGGGAAGGTGAGTATGGAAAAGACAATCGCTTTGCTGTACCTCACTTTATTTCACCAACCATTCCTACCTCAGAAGATAAGCACTTGTATAACCTTAACAAAGGGTTAATTGCTCCTTATCAAAAGAAGCTTCAGAAAATGATCGAAAAAACATTGGAACATAAGCGAATCCAGCCTAGAAGTGATTTGCACTTCGGTAGGCTGAACAAAAAGTTATTGCGGTTTATTACTGACGATAATCCAAGACTATTCTATAAAAAACTGAATCCATCTTCCGAAATAGATGCCGTGTTTTCACTATTGGTAGACTGTTCCGGTTCTATGTATGACAAAATGGATCAAACCAAGCTGGGAATCACGTTATTTCATGAATCGTTAAAGTCCGTTCGCGTGCCGCATGAGGTTATCGGCTTCTGGGAAGATACCAACAGGGCCACAAAGACCAGTCAACCAAATTACATGAACCCTGTACTGGACTTCTATTCTTCCTTAAAACCTAACAGTGGATCAGAAATCATGCAGCTCCAGCCTGAAGAAGATAATCGGGACGGCTTTGCCATTCGGTTAATGACAGAACGGATCCTCAGACGGAACGAAAAACAAAAATTCCTTCTTGTCTTTTCAGATGGTGAGCCAGCAGCCATGGATTATGAGCAAAACGGGATCGTTGATACTCATGAGGCTGTATTAGACGCAAGAAAACAAGGAATTGAAGTCATCAACGTCTTTTTAGCGAACGGAGAAATAGATGAGGGGCAAAGAAGAACCATTCAGAACATTTATGGAAATTACAGTATTCTTGTTTCAGATGTAGAAGAACTCCCTGAAGTGTTGTTTCCTTTATTACGGAAGCTTCTGTACAAAAGTATATAG
- a CDS encoding MoxR family ATPase: MNVERLLPDSVTYIINERKQLFSSPEHTSLIGKGGYTASEDYIIEDSIISLSLGKNLLLKGPTGSGKTKLSDTLSSIFSQPMHSINCSVDLDAEALLGYKTISERDGKNTIEFIEGPVIQAMKNGHLLYIDEINMAKPETLPILNGVLDYRRSITNPFTGEIVKAAPTFGVIAAINEGYVGTVPLNEALKNRFVVIDVPYIEGETLKSVIESQSKLTDSKLITQFVDLSSDLLVQVKNGQISEEAASIRALLDACDLAVYLPAKRAIQRGIVDKLEDEREKAAIQNIAETLFE, translated from the coding sequence ATGAATGTTGAACGATTATTACCAGACTCGGTTACTTATATAATTAACGAGAGAAAACAATTATTCTCTTCACCTGAGCATACTTCTTTAATTGGAAAAGGGGGGTATACCGCTAGTGAAGACTATATTATTGAAGATAGTATCATTTCTCTGTCATTAGGGAAAAACCTTCTTCTTAAGGGACCAACTGGTTCAGGGAAAACGAAGCTATCTGATACCTTGTCATCCATCTTCTCTCAGCCAATGCACAGTATAAATTGCTCAGTGGACCTAGATGCAGAAGCATTACTGGGGTATAAAACAATCAGCGAAAGAGACGGAAAAAACACCATTGAATTCATTGAGGGACCTGTAATTCAAGCGATGAAAAATGGGCATCTCCTTTATATTGATGAAATTAATATGGCTAAGCCTGAAACGCTGCCGATCTTAAATGGTGTGTTGGATTACCGCAGAAGTATAACGAATCCATTTACAGGGGAAATAGTTAAAGCCGCCCCTACATTCGGTGTAATAGCGGCCATCAATGAAGGATATGTAGGCACGGTACCGTTAAATGAAGCGTTAAAAAATCGTTTTGTTGTAATCGATGTGCCATATATCGAAGGGGAAACGTTAAAGAGTGTGATTGAAAGTCAAAGCAAGCTGACCGATTCTAAGCTTATTACTCAATTTGTAGACTTATCTTCGGATTTATTGGTTCAAGTGAAAAATGGCCAAATTTCAGAGGAAGCGGCTTCCATACGTGCCTTATTGGATGCCTGTGATTTAGCCGTGTACTTGCCGGCAAAAAGGGCTATACAACGTGGAATCGTTGATAAACTGGAAGATGAACGAGAAAAAGCGGCTATTCAAAATATAGCTGAAACCTTATTTGAATGA
- a CDS encoding GNAT family N-acetyltransferase: MKHSFSKRIISMEDQASLINLFKSYETEVYGEVQTSEADIQEMIESIPATDRRGLWHEGDLVAISILTEKDHRLPSLILALPNDHMGLYIGELAEELFTSARRKKETNSDSKTIILSANIEEEKKAFEKYGFTPTRYWFQMKRDLKDLSIASLSSSYCISSFNPDTDAESLHQVFEEVFSEHFDYHPSSLDEFKKRFLRPSFDPDLWFVLREDNDLVGFVFCTVNYETKLGEITHLGIRKKWRRKGLAHYLLNYAFSKLKEEGMITAALSVDSDNYTDATIVYQKAGMYVYRGFTRYDLEV, from the coding sequence ATGAAACATTCATTTAGTAAGCGAATCATTTCTATGGAGGACCAAGCATCTCTAATTAACTTGTTCAAGAGTTATGAAACGGAAGTATATGGAGAGGTTCAAACGAGTGAGGCTGATATTCAAGAAATGATTGAATCAATTCCCGCAACTGACCGAAGAGGGCTTTGGCATGAAGGGGATTTAGTGGCTATCTCCATTCTTACTGAAAAAGATCACCGTTTACCCTCATTAATCCTTGCCCTTCCAAACGATCATATGGGTCTCTATATAGGTGAGTTGGCAGAAGAGCTTTTTACATCAGCCAGGAGAAAGAAAGAAACGAATTCTGACTCAAAAACCATTATCCTATCTGCAAATATTGAGGAAGAGAAAAAAGCTTTTGAGAAATATGGCTTTACACCAACCCGTTATTGGTTTCAAATGAAAAGAGACCTTAAAGATTTATCTATTGCATCACTCTCTTCATCTTATTGTATTTCTAGTTTCAATCCCGATACCGACGCTGAAAGTCTTCATCAGGTGTTTGAAGAGGTGTTCTCAGAACACTTTGATTATCATCCATCCAGCCTGGATGAATTTAAGAAGCGTTTTCTTCGTCCTTCATTTGACCCCGACCTCTGGTTTGTATTAAGAGAAGATAACGACCTTGTAGGTTTTGTTTTTTGCACAGTTAACTATGAAACTAAATTAGGGGAAATCACTCATTTGGGGATTCGCAAAAAGTGGCGTCGCAAAGGACTCGCCCATTATTTGCTCAATTATGCTTTTTCAAAATTGAAAGAGGAAGGAATGATTACAGCAGCTCTTTCAGTCGACAGTGATAACTATACAGACGCAACCATCGTCTATCAAAAAGCTGGTATGTACGTATATAGAGGGTTCACTCGATATGATTTAGAAGTTTAG
- a CDS encoding DUF6501 family protein, translated as MIHKTWTENNTGKKVKCVHTDAKKYTVENVLTIGKEYEVKNESEEYYFVIDESGKMGGFYKEYFEEV; from the coding sequence TTGATTCACAAAACTTGGACGGAAAACAATACCGGGAAAAAGGTAAAATGTGTACATACGGATGCGAAGAAATATACAGTTGAAAATGTTCTGACCATTGGAAAAGAATACGAAGTGAAAAACGAATCTGAAGAGTATTACTTCGTCATCGATGAAAGTGGGAAAATGGGAGGCTTCTACAAGGAGTACTTTGAAGAGGTGTAA
- a CDS encoding DedA family protein, producing MDALLQLVDQFGYIAMFLFSWIVFLGLPVPNELAAALSGYLSEWRNFNPYTSFFFMYSGLISYGIFAFLNGRYFGTKLISRFLKGDKSRRLIDNGEKWINKYGPFAISFSYFIPGIRLFMPYIAGTSKGISFMKFLLYALPSAFVWGFVYFQIGRYFPKSFQGLLEEVSVKAGIIFSILFIGVIVYSIVFTLKKTPNTSKWKKVRYRK from the coding sequence ATGGATGCTTTACTACAATTGGTCGATCAATTTGGATATATCGCCATGTTTCTTTTTAGCTGGATTGTATTTTTAGGATTACCGGTACCTAACGAACTTGCTGCTGCACTATCGGGATATTTATCTGAATGGAGAAATTTCAACCCGTATACCTCCTTTTTCTTTATGTATAGTGGATTAATCTCTTATGGAATCTTCGCCTTTTTAAATGGCCGATATTTCGGAACAAAATTAATTTCTCGATTTCTGAAAGGAGATAAATCAAGGAGACTCATTGACAATGGTGAAAAATGGATAAATAAGTATGGTCCATTTGCCATATCGTTCAGCTATTTTATACCGGGCATCCGATTATTCATGCCTTATATTGCAGGAACGTCAAAAGGGATTTCTTTCATGAAGTTTCTCTTATATGCTCTTCCGTCTGCTTTCGTTTGGGGATTTGTGTATTTTCAGATTGGGAGGTATTTTCCAAAAAGTTTTCAGGGATTACTGGAGGAAGTGAGCGTGAAGGCAGGAATAATCTTCTCCATTTTATTCATCGGGGTAATCGTGTACAGTATTGTTTTTACCTTAAAAAAAACCCCTAATACCTCGAAATGGAAAAAGGTACGATATAGAAAATAA
- a CDS encoding GNAT family N-acetyltransferase, whose protein sequence is MKVSDELLFTAIESHHWDYPDRLIPSEVDSLHRDGIVAIKNKQWKNVFANKVPKFIVNNMNDLHVKWEVIEGFYGKESFSMWIREPLIDQEEQFLQSHDGIMEERYEGLVFDLNQSHFIPSPSHRVITVESDLHIHDLIEISSSIWGYREEDKPVIFKQRKEFMSKWGPDGGFTLAYNKEGHPVGYGNYRFSRDHEVLYLNGGGVLQEARHEGVYSSLVAHRLEMAKRGQCRFVTCQARVGHSAPILKRLGFQAFSTYQYWVVNRKAQAGMKSTKK, encoded by the coding sequence GTGAAGGTAAGTGATGAACTTTTATTTACTGCCATAGAATCACATCACTGGGACTATCCAGATCGGTTGATACCGAGTGAAGTGGATAGTTTACACAGGGATGGAATCGTTGCAATTAAAAATAAACAGTGGAAAAATGTATTTGCTAATAAGGTCCCTAAATTCATTGTAAATAATATGAATGACCTTCATGTAAAATGGGAGGTGATTGAAGGGTTTTATGGTAAGGAATCCTTTAGTATGTGGATCAGGGAGCCGCTTATCGATCAGGAAGAGCAATTCCTCCAATCACATGATGGAATTATGGAAGAGCGTTATGAGGGGCTGGTATTTGATCTAAATCAGAGTCATTTCATCCCCTCACCTTCTCATAGAGTCATTACAGTTGAAAGTGACCTTCACATCCATGATCTTATAGAAATCAGTTCCTCTATATGGGGATATCGGGAAGAAGACAAGCCGGTCATCTTTAAACAAAGAAAAGAGTTTATGAGCAAATGGGGACCGGATGGTGGGTTCACATTAGCTTACAATAAAGAAGGGCATCCCGTCGGATACGGAAATTATCGGTTCAGCCGTGATCATGAAGTCCTTTACCTCAATGGAGGAGGGGTGCTCCAAGAAGCAAGGCACGAAGGAGTATATTCTTCATTAGTGGCCCATCGATTGGAAATGGCAAAACGAGGGCAATGTCGGTTTGTAACCTGTCAGGCGAGAGTAGGCCACTCTGCCCCCATTCTCAAGAGGTTGGGCTTCCAAGCGTTTTCAACCTATCAATATTGGGTAGTGAATAGAAAAGCGCAGGCAGGTATGAAAAGCACGAAAAAATAG